A stretch of the Teredinibacter haidensis genome encodes the following:
- a CDS encoding REP-associated tyrosine transposase encodes MGRSRYKITEPQLPHFVTLTVLHWIPVFTRKETVNILLDSLRFLNKEGLNVYAWVVLENHCHFVLQSKALDQDIARLKSWTAKQLIHYLTENNVRQILDQLAFYKKAYKHDRAYQFWQEGVHPELIQGEDMMRQKIEYIHQNPIKRGYVDKAVHWRYSSAKDYAGLPGLLEVCTCW; translated from the coding sequence ATGGGTAGAAGCCGCTACAAAATTACCGAGCCACAACTGCCTCACTTCGTCACCCTGACGGTGTTGCATTGGATACCCGTATTCACACGCAAAGAAACCGTCAACATCCTGCTGGATTCGTTGCGCTTTTTAAACAAAGAAGGCCTCAACGTGTATGCTTGGGTCGTTTTAGAAAACCACTGCCATTTTGTATTGCAAAGCAAGGCGCTGGACCAAGACATTGCCCGATTAAAATCATGGACGGCCAAACAACTGATTCATTATCTTACTGAAAATAATGTGAGGCAGATTCTGGATCAGTTAGCTTTCTATAAAAAAGCCTATAAGCACGATCGTGCTTACCAATTTTGGCAGGAAGGGGTGCACCCTGAGTTAATTCAAGGCGAGGATATGATGAGGCAAAAAATTGAATATATTCACCAAAATCCGATTAAGCGTGGCTATGTTGATAAGGCAGTACATTGGCGATACTCCAGTGCTAAAGATTACGCAGGCTTGCCGGGTTTGTTGGAGGTTTGTACATGTTGGTAG
- a CDS encoding winged helix-turn-helix domain-containing protein: MIKIKRPQDLARLRRLALAAQGLLQAQPYGRGLAGARKAINQLGYVQIDTISVVERAHHHVIHSRVPAFKPAMTNQMLLDGDIFEYWAHAAAFLPIADFRFSLPYKHAIKSGQTHWYKTRDKKLMGELLARIRSDGPIRSRDVETNTSKRAGWWDWKPAKKALEQMYMEGDLMVSDREGFQKTYDLTERVLPSQVNLQMPSMEEFAAHIVEQQLRCHGIVSLKGLTYLRRSTDLRKTVKALVNERLAQRTLEQVQVDSGEVFILETGALERRLPRVNSRMLILSPFDNSVIQRERLKTLFQYDYQIECYVPAAKRRYGYFCLPLLYRDEFVGRVDCKAHRKSSHLEIKSLHLEPHSFDEDVVLMAFVEAITIFSLFQKCDSVSLTNANPKRLTQRLQRALKPLG; the protein is encoded by the coding sequence ATGATTAAAATTAAACGTCCTCAAGATCTGGCGCGTCTACGCCGCCTTGCTCTGGCGGCACAGGGCTTGTTGCAGGCTCAGCCCTACGGGCGTGGTTTGGCGGGAGCACGAAAAGCGATAAACCAATTGGGTTATGTACAGATTGATACTATATCGGTGGTGGAGCGAGCGCACCATCATGTTATTCATTCTAGAGTGCCTGCGTTCAAGCCAGCCATGACCAATCAAATGTTACTCGATGGGGACATTTTTGAGTATTGGGCACACGCAGCTGCTTTTCTACCCATCGCCGATTTTCGTTTCTCTTTACCCTACAAGCATGCGATTAAAAGCGGCCAAACACATTGGTATAAAACCCGTGATAAAAAGCTTATGGGTGAATTATTGGCACGCATCCGTTCAGATGGCCCGATACGATCCCGAGATGTAGAAACCAACACTTCAAAACGGGCAGGTTGGTGGGACTGGAAGCCCGCCAAAAAAGCACTCGAACAGATGTATATGGAAGGCGACCTAATGGTTAGCGACCGCGAGGGTTTCCAAAAAACCTATGATCTAACCGAGCGGGTACTGCCATCTCAGGTTAATTTGCAAATGCCCAGTATGGAAGAATTTGCGGCGCATATTGTAGAGCAGCAGTTGCGCTGCCACGGCATTGTTTCGCTTAAAGGGCTGACGTATTTGCGCCGAAGTACTGATCTCCGCAAAACGGTGAAAGCTTTGGTAAACGAAAGGTTGGCGCAGCGTACTTTAGAGCAGGTGCAAGTAGACAGCGGCGAAGTTTTTATATTGGAAACCGGTGCGCTCGAACGCCGTCTTCCCCGGGTGAACAGCCGCATGCTGATTCTTTCGCCATTCGACAATAGCGTTATTCAGCGCGAACGCCTTAAAACACTGTTTCAATATGACTATCAGATAGAATGCTATGTTCCCGCCGCCAAGCGCCGCTATGGCTATTTTTGCCTACCATTACTTTACCGCGATGAGTTTGTTGGGCGGGTAGATTGTAAGGCTCATCGAAAAAGCAGCCATTTAGAAATCAAATCACTGCATTTAGAACCGCACAGCTTTGACGAAGATGTAGTTCTTATGGCGTTTGTAGAAGCCATTACAATATTCAGTCTTTTTCAAAAATGTGATTCGGTTTCTTTGACTAATGCAAACCCCAAACGGTTAACCCAACGTTTGCAGCGTGCGCTAAAGCCTCTAGGGTAA
- a CDS encoding REP-associated tyrosine transposase, giving the protein MGRSRYKITEPQLPHFVTLTVLHWIPVFTRKETVNILLDSLRFLNKEGLNVYAWVVLENHCHFVLQSKALDQDIARLKSWTAKQLIHYLTENNVRQILDQLAFYKKAYKHDRAYQFWQEGVHPELIQGEDMMRQKIEYIHQNPIKRGYVDETVHWRYSSAKDYAGLPGLLEVCTCW; this is encoded by the coding sequence ATGGGTAGAAGCCGCTACAAAATTACCGAGCCACAACTGCCTCACTTCGTCACCCTGACGGTGTTGCATTGGATACCCGTATTCACACGCAAAGAAACCGTCAACATCCTGCTGGATTCGTTGCGCTTTTTAAACAAAGAAGGCCTCAACGTGTATGCTTGGGTCGTTTTAGAAAACCACTGCCATTTTGTATTGCAAAGCAAGGCGCTGGACCAAGACATTGCCCGATTAAAATCATGGACGGCCAAACAACTGATTCATTATCTTACTGAAAATAATGTGAGGCAGATTCTGGATCAGTTAGCTTTCTATAAAAAAGCCTATAAGCACGATCGTGCTTACCAATTTTGGCAGGAAGGGGTGCACCCTGAGTTAATTCAAGGCGAGGATATGATGAGGCAAAAAATTGAATATATTCACCAAAATCCGATTAAGCGTGGTTATGTTGATGAGACAGTACATTGGCGATACTCCAGTGCTAAAGATTACGCAGGCTTGCCGGGTTTGTTGGAGGTTTGTACATGTTGGTAG